The Candidatus Acididesulfobacter guangdongensis region CACAATCGAATAATTTTACTGAATATAGATAATAATATTCATAATATCTGCAGTGAAATTAAAGAATAATTAGTAATCCAACTTCACTATAATTATCAGTAATACATTGATATTACTATATATATGGGGCAATAAAAAAGTCTATGCGAGTACAAAATAAAATATAAAATATAATAATATCAATATGTTATAATTTTAGAATAATAAAAGTGGTTAAGTTGGGATAAGGTTAATTAAGTTAATTATAATTAAAAACTATCGTCCGTAAATTTCAGCAATCCATTTCTGCCTATAATTTGTTCAATTATTGGTCAATATATAAAATGATTAAAATTTATGCACTTATGTTGACTAAAAATTAGGCATAACTGCACTATCTCTCCATTCGTAATTTCTTCCCAAACAGTTTGTTATTACGCCGGTTGTTAATCAGAACGTACGATTTTTCATTTTTATAGATGATAACTTGTTAATATTATTTTGTTTTTTAAATTATGCCTCTATGCTGATATTCATGCTGCCGCATTAATGCGGATCAGTACTCTAATAGATAATGCAATCAGCAATACCGGCATATTGCCGTTAATTATGCTTGAGCCCGGTTAAAATAAAAATTATGGCACTATTATTGCATTGATATAAAAAGCAATTATGCAGAAATTAATTTTTATATGTTTTATCTGATGACGTTATAACGGCAATCTAATTTTAATTTTAATTTTAATTTAATTTAATTTAATTTAATTTCCATTTTATTTTATTTTATTTCATTCCATTTTAATTAAATATTCTTTAACTATTTTAACAACTGTTATTTTACAAAATTTTAAGGGGAGGAAGTTATGAAAGCTGGTATCAGAAATAGCAAGGACGGGAAAAACCGTGTGAGGCAGAGTAATAATACTATGAATCCGGTATTAAACTCAATAAAGTTAATGTTTTTAGTTTTATTAGCGGTATTTTTTGTTTCAGCCGTTGTTGCAAAAAAGTCTTTTGCAGCTGAAGCATTGTCTTCGGGAGCCGGAAGCGCCTTTAAAAACGCGAATAGTCCGAAAGCTGAATACGGCAATACCGACAGCGCGGCGCTGAACTCTCTTACGCTAAAAATGAATAAAATTTCTAAAGAATTAAATAAACTGAAAGCAGAACAGCAAAGTTCAAATTCCTATTTTTCGAATATTCAGCTTCTCGGGACGCTGATAGCTTCTTACACATATAATCTTGCTAAACCGAACGGCTATAACGGCAATTACGGCGATAACTGGCAGCCCGACGGTTTTGCGGTTAATAATGCCGACATTACATTGAGGCGTTCCCCCGGAACAGACTCTAATCCGTATGGCGTAGGCTTTCATATTTCATTGGATTTCGGTCAGAATATCCAGTTTTATAAAGCATATTACGGAAATCCATCCTACTTTACGCAGCCTATGCAGGACAGAACCCCTTACGACGTAAGGCAGGCTTATATCAACATAAATTTGCCGGTCGGAAGCGGTCTTGATGTACATATAGGTAAAGAAAAAGAACAGCTGGGATTTGAAAATTTCAATCCTATCAGAAACTGGAACGATACATATTCATTGCTGGACGATGCCGAGCCTGCAACCTTAACAGGCATATTTCTAACGTATAATTTTGTTCCGCAGCTTACTTCAACATTGGGTATTGCTAATACGGATAATGCGGCAGTGCCGATTGATAACCTGCCGGTAATAGAATTAAACGAGTCTTATACGCCTGTGAGCGTCCTGACTTTTAACGGCGGATTTATCTATGGAGCAAACAGCTATTTTATAGCGTCTAACTCTGCAAATAATAACACGCCTACATTAGAACAGGACAATCTGAATAAATCGTTTTACAGCTATATAGACGCTCAGTACAGCCCGGACAACGACTGGTCTTTCGTGGCTGATTACGAAGTGGGTCTCGGAGGAGGAATTAACAGCGGTGTTCTAAATACCGAATGCAGCGGATTAAGCATAAGCAATTGTGGGATTCAATATCCTTCTTCTTTAATTCAGACTTCAGATTCTACGTACGATAAGTCTCATTTTAGCGGGGCGGCGGTCTATATTCATCATCAGAAAAATTATTCAATAGGAATGTTCGGAGAAACATTAAGGGAAACGCTGGCATTAGACCCCAACGGTATGTGGGAAGCTACGAGCACCCCCGGAGTATCAAATACTTATTTAGATACTACTCTTACGTTTGCTTATCAGCCTTCTGACGCATTATTTAAAAGCACGCAGTTCAGACTTGAATTTGAGCATCAATCGGATAATCATCATGTTTATGCAGGCTTAACCGAAAACCACAGCGTGCAGAACACGGTAAATTTTATGGTTCTGTATAGTTTTTAGGCAGTTATAGTTATAATTTAAATTTTTGCAGTGATATTAGCGCAATATGATTTCTATTATAAAATTTTTACAATGGAGGAGGTGAAAAAAATGAAAAAAATTGAGGCTATAATTAAGCCGTTCAAACTTGATGATGTCAAAGAGGCATTAAATAAAATCGGGATTCACGGTATAACAGTGACTGAGGTTAAGGGTTTCGGAAGGCAGAAAGGACATACGGAGTTGTACAGAGGAGCAGAATACAGGGTTGATTTTGTCCCTAAAACAAAACTTGAGATAATATCTTCTGACGAGATAGTTTCCGAAATAGTTGAAGCTATTGAGAAATCTGCAAAAACCGGAAATATCGGAGACGGGAAGATATTTATTTCTCCTGTTGAAGAAGCTATAAGAATCAGAACGGGCGAAAAAGGAGAGTCTGCAATTTAGTTTTGTGTATTTTATAATAATGATGATTATCATTATGATTATAATTTAAAGAGATACAATTATATAATCTGGAGAATAATTATGAAAAAAATTAACGGAATTCTAACAGTTTTCGGAGGGCTGTTTTTAGTTCTCTTTGGCTGGGCTACACCCGTATTTGCGGCGACTACCAAGGTGCCAAAGTTTGTTCCGGGAAATATAGCGTGGGTGCTGGCTTCTTCAGCGCTTGTGCTTATAATGACACCGGCATTAGGGTTTTATTACGGCGGTATGGTCAGAAAAAAGAACGTGCTGAATACTATATCGCTAAGTTTTATTACAATATGCACGGTAAGTATTATTTGGATACTATGGGGTTATTCTATAGCGTTCGGACCGGATGCTTTTTTTGGGATTATAGGTAATCTTAAGTATTTAGGATTGGCTGCTATGGGTGTAAATCAGCATTCTAGGTATGACGGCACTATTCCTTCTTTTATTTACGTTATGTTTCAATTAATGTTCGCTATAATAACGGTTGCGCTTATCAGCGGTTCTTTAGTGGAGAGAATAAAATTTTCTTCATGGGTAGTTTTTACTGTAATATGGCTTACCGTAGTCTATGCTCCCGTAGCACAGTCGGTATGGGGTGTAGGAGGGTTATTTAATAATATGGGTGCGCTTGATTTTGCCGGAGGAACGGTCGTTCATATAAATTCCGGTGTTGCAGGTCTTGCAGGCGCATTAGTCCTCGGCAAAAGAAAAGGATATATGAAAGAAAATATTATTCAGCCTAACCAGCTGGCTTATACAATCTTGGGCGGCGCATTATTATGGTTCGGATGGTTTGGTTTTAATGCCGGCAGCGCGTTAGAAGCTAACGGTCTGGCGGCGTCTGCTTTTCTTGTAACAAATACTGCTACCGCCGCCGCTGCAATAAGCTGGATGGTTGCGGAATGGATTCATAGCGGCAAGCCTACAACGCTGGGAATGATTTCCGGTGCGGTCGCAGGTCTTGTTGCTATAACGCCTGCTTCAGGTTTTGTTAACCCGCTCGCGTCTATTGTTATAGGACTTGTAGTCGGTGTT contains the following coding sequences:
- a CDS encoding P-II family nitrogen regulator, whose translation is MKKIEAIIKPFKLDDVKEALNKIGIHGITVTEVKGFGRQKGHTELYRGAEYRVDFVPKTKLEIISSDEIVSEIVEAIEKSAKTGNIGDGKIFISPVEEAIRIRTGEKGESAI
- a CDS encoding ammonium transporter yields the protein MKKINGILTVFGGLFLVLFGWATPVFAATTKVPKFVPGNIAWVLASSALVLIMTPALGFYYGGMVRKKNVLNTISLSFITICTVSIIWILWGYSIAFGPDAFFGIIGNLKYLGLAAMGVNQHSRYDGTIPSFIYVMFQLMFAIITVALISGSLVERIKFSSWVVFTVIWLTVVYAPVAQSVWGVGGLFNNMGALDFAGGTVVHINSGVAGLAGALVLGKRKGYMKENIIQPNQLAYTILGGALLWFGWFGFNAGSALEANGLAASAFLVTNTATAAAAISWMVAEWIHSGKPTTLGMISGAVAGLVAITPASGFVNPLASIVIGLVVGVLCYSMVVFVKPKLGYDDALDAFNVHAIGGAWGALATGLFADPLINPGHSGLFYGNPYQVVIQLITIVSVAGYSFIMSYIIFKLIDKFMGLRVSKEEEAMGLDITQHDESGYNL